The Ensifer canadensis genomic sequence CGCCTGTATGGTCTGTCGCTCTATGCGTTGATTTCGACTGTCACACCCAGCCTTTCGGTCTCGCTCGAGGCCTGGGTGACCGATCGCCTGTCCTGGCAGTTCCTCTTCTGGCTCAATGCCGTCCCCGGCGCGCTGACAGTCTTTGCCGCCGGTTATGGCCTGGCGCACGAGCCGATCAAATATATGCGTTTCCGCAAGGTGGACGGTTTTGGGCTCCTGGCACTTTCGCTTGGTCTGGCGGCGTTGGTAACGGCGCTCGACCAGGGCAACAGGCTGGACTGGCTGCACTCGGGCCCGATCGTCGGGTTGCTTCTGGCCGGCATGTTCCTGATCGGCGCCTACTTCATCCACGCCGTGCTGCATCCGAAGCCTGTCGTCAGTCCGAAGCTGCTTTGGCGGCGCAATGTCGGGCTCGGATTGCTGATGATGTTTGCCGTCAGGCTCGCCATCATGTCATCCGCCTTCCTGATCCCGCAATATCTGATCCGCGTTCAGGGCTACCGGGCGCTCGAAAGCGGCGGGCTGTTTCTCAATGCGGTTATCCCGCAATTGCTGCTGACGCCCGTCGTCGCCTGGCTCTGCTACAGGGTCGACCCGCGCAATCTCTTGGCCGTAGGCGGGATCCTGACCGGCGGCGGCATCCTGATGGCGGCCAATCTCTCCAGTGTCTGGGCGGCCGGCGATTTCCTGTTGCCGGTGATGCTGCAGGCGCTCGGGGCGCCGCTGCTGGCGGTGCCGACCATGGTGCTGATCACCGAAGACATCCAGTTTCAGGAAATACCCTGGATCGCTTCGCTCGTGCATATCGTCAGGACGGTCGGGTCGGCCGTCGGCATGGCGCTTGTTGCGACGGTCGTTCGCGTGCAGGAGCAGGTCCATTCCAACCTGATCGGCCTTCACGTGCACAGCGGCAACCCCGAAGCACTCTCTCGCATGGAGGCGCTCGCGCGCACGCTGCGGCCACGGGCGCCAGGCGAACAGGATGCGGTGGGCCAGGCGACGGCAATGGTCGCCAGGGTCGTGCAGCGAGAGGCCTATACAATGAGCTACGCCGACGCCTTCTTCCTGCTCGGCATCATCACGCTGCTGGCGACGGTGGCGTCGCTCGTCATGCGCCGGCCGTCGCTGCCGGGGCGATTTCTGTAGCGGCGGCAATCGTATGCAGTCCGGTAGGCACTCTGGCTGGGCGCTTACGCGCCGAGCTTCGTGCGCTCGGAAAGACGCCAGGCTCTGGGTGTCATGCCGGTCTGACGCAGGAAGAAGCGAGAGAAATAAGCGGGATCGGCGAAGCCGAGCCGGAAGCTGATCTCCTGCACGCTGCCGCGGGTGAAGACGAGCTCGCGCCGTGCTTCGTCCGTCAGCTTGCGTGCGATGATCTCGTGGGCGCTTTGGCCGGTGATGCTGCGGGCGATACGGTTGAGATGCGTCGGCGATAGGCCGATCTCGCGTGCGTAGAACGCTGCAGGCTTGTGCGTGCGATGATGTTGCTGGACGAGGCTGATGAAAAGTTCGACGCGTTGCTCGTTTTCCGTGTCGGCGGCGTCGTCCTCGACGGGTTGCGCTTCATCGAGGCGGGCGCCCAGTGTCAACGCCGACGTTAGATAGGCGTCGAGCAGATCGGTGCGGTGGCTCCGGTTGGCTTCCCACTCCGCACCCAGCCGGGCAAGGGTCAATGCCACATACCGGCTGTCGTCGCCGCCGTCGAGGCGGGTGAGACGCGGCGTCGCCATCCAGGCGCCGAGGCGGCTGCGCTCGCCGGGCGATACCCTGAGATGCGTTGCGAGGACCGTGAACACGAACCCGTCGATGTCACGGGAAAAGCGGAAGCCATGGCTGATCGCCGGCGGCACGGTGATCATCACCGGTGGGCGAATGGGGTGCGCCGTGTCGCCGAACACCGCGTCTCCTGATCCGCCGGCAATGTACAGGATCTGAAAGAAACTCTCATGGCGATGCAGCCCGATCTCCCAATGATGCTGGCTGCTGCGCGACGGGATCGTCTCACAATGCAGCCAGAAATCCGGCCGTTCCAGCGATTGTTCGCCGTAAAGCTGGTAGGTTGGAACCGTCCTTTTCATCGACCGCATCCGTTGGTGATGTTCGATTAGTGCAATTTCCTGACCGAAATGTCCATTGAGCCTGGTGGCTCTCCCGAGCAGAGTCTTGTCAAAAGTCAGTTTTGGGAGGAATGCATGCGCACACAGGTCGTCATCATCGGGTCAGGTCCATCGGGCCTTCTGCTCGGGCAATTGCTGACTGGTGCCGGCATCGACAACGTCATCCTCGATCGCGTGAGCAAGGACTACATTCTTGGCCGGGTGCGGGCCGGTGTTCTGGAAGAGGGAACGGTCAACCTGATGGACCTTGCGAAGGCCGGCAAGCGCATGCATGCCGAGGGCCTGCCGCATGACGGCTTTTCGCTCGCCTTCGATGGCCGGGATCATCGCATCGACCTCTACGACCTGACCGGCGGCAAGCGCGTGATGGTCTATGGCCAGACGGAACTGACGCGCGACCTGATGGAAGAGCGCGCGCTCACCGGCGCACCGTCGATCTACACTGCGGCAAATGTCGAGCCGCATGATTTCGATGGTCACAATCCGTACGTCACCTATGAACTGGACGGCATAAATCACCGTCTCGATTGCGATTTCATCGCCGGTTGCGACGGCTTTCACGGGATCAGCCGCAAGTCGGTTCCTGAAAAGGCGATCCGCACCTTCGAAAAAGTCTACCCCTTCGGCTGGCTCGGCATTCTTGCCGATGTCCCGCCGGTCAGCCATGAACTGATCTACGCCAACCATCCGCGTGGGTTTGCCCTTTGCTCGATGCGCTCGCAGACCCGCAGCCGCTATTACGTGCAATGCGCGCTCGACGAGAAGATCGAGGATTGGACGGATCAGCGCTTCTGGGACGAACTCAGGCGGCGATTGCCGGCGCACCATGCCGAGGCGTTGGTCACCGGCGCGTCGTTTGAAAAATCGATCGCGCCGCTCCGCTCCTTCGTCGCCGAGCCGATGCGTTTCGGGCGGCTGTTCCTGGTTGGCGACGCCGCGCATATTGTGCCGCCGACCGGTGCCAAAGGTTTGAACCTTGCGGCAAGTGACGTGCACTACCTCTTCGAAGGGCTGCTGGAACATTACCAGGACCGCTCGAATGCCGGGGTCGAGGCCTATTCGACGCATGCCCTAGCGAGAGTGTGGAAGGCCGTGCGCTTTTCCTGGTGGATGACCACGATGCTTCACCGTTTCCCGGATACCGGCGATTTCGACCAGAAGATCCAGGAGGCGGAACT encodes the following:
- a CDS encoding DHA2 family efflux MFS transporter permease subunit; translation: MTSVAIAKPGVPLPSVKTIVAIGAVLLGTFTSILNSRLTEIGLADIRGALGLGFDEASWITTAYIVAEVTAIPAAVWLRGILSPTRGVIIGAGLFSIFSLAVPLSPNLQVLLTLQALRGLSAGILIPMAYAVIMRHLPQQQRLYGLSLYALISTVTPSLSVSLEAWVTDRLSWQFLFWLNAVPGALTVFAAGYGLAHEPIKYMRFRKVDGFGLLALSLGLAALVTALDQGNRLDWLHSGPIVGLLLAGMFLIGAYFIHAVLHPKPVVSPKLLWRRNVGLGLLMMFAVRLAIMSSAFLIPQYLIRVQGYRALESGGLFLNAVIPQLLLTPVVAWLCYRVDPRNLLAVGGILTGGGILMAANLSSVWAAGDFLLPVMLQALGAPLLAVPTMVLITEDIQFQEIPWIASLVHIVRTVGSAVGMALVATVVRVQEQVHSNLIGLHVHSGNPEALSRMEALARTLRPRAPGEQDAVGQATAMVARVVQREAYTMSYADAFFLLGIITLLATVASLVMRRPSLPGRFL
- a CDS encoding helix-turn-helix domain-containing protein translates to MKRTVPTYQLYGEQSLERPDFWLHCETIPSRSSQHHWEIGLHRHESFFQILYIAGGSGDAVFGDTAHPIRPPVMITVPPAISHGFRFSRDIDGFVFTVLATHLRVSPGERSRLGAWMATPRLTRLDGGDDSRYVALTLARLGAEWEANRSHRTDLLDAYLTSALTLGARLDEAQPVEDDAADTENEQRVELFISLVQQHHRTHKPAAFYAREIGLSPTHLNRIARSITGQSAHEIIARKLTDEARRELVFTRGSVQEISFRLGFADPAYFSRFFLRQTGMTPRAWRLSERTKLGA
- the pobA gene encoding 4-hydroxybenzoate 3-monooxygenase — its product is MRTQVVIIGSGPSGLLLGQLLTGAGIDNVILDRVSKDYILGRVRAGVLEEGTVNLMDLAKAGKRMHAEGLPHDGFSLAFDGRDHRIDLYDLTGGKRVMVYGQTELTRDLMEERALTGAPSIYTAANVEPHDFDGHNPYVTYELDGINHRLDCDFIAGCDGFHGISRKSVPEKAIRTFEKVYPFGWLGILADVPPVSHELIYANHPRGFALCSMRSQTRSRYYVQCALDEKIEDWTDQRFWDELRRRLPAHHAEALVTGASFEKSIAPLRSFVAEPMRFGRLFLVGDAAHIVPPTGAKGLNLAASDVHYLFEGLLEHYQDRSNAGVEAYSTHALARVWKAVRFSWWMTTMLHRFPDTGDFDQKIQEAELDYLTHSRAASTALAENYVGLPF